One window of the Triticum dicoccoides isolate Atlit2015 ecotype Zavitan chromosome 3B, WEW_v2.0, whole genome shotgun sequence genome contains the following:
- the LOC119282099 gene encoding uncharacterized protein LOC119282099: MYGNKKFYCATSFAITVVCIAVGTWAITVSNKQVSILDDLLVETSRRDVVVTVAALVALSLFELLQICSYFASDWSKVSLVCTYATNPSWQKNERIKKVLLLLGRPHHWLHYWRNTIGQYSVLNSFSSSSWDRLKQRFQSRKTRNPVELTMEVKKAVARVIRNSINGHLSNGASELMRHDMHDRLCWACQTDDGFTLTHSILVWHVATSYCEISETIAGPNENDVHPNRGVATSLSKYVAYLVACAPKLLPGRPIESECTLDELEKEAKETLQGLVSPRERYEKLRGLPNVVDEVPSNVADATATEATSAQLLSKGVRLGKLLEDMEDQVIRWDLLADFWAEMLVYIAPSDNVAGHIELLAEGGEFVTHVWALLMHAGILERPAATAIP, encoded by the exons ATGTATGGAAATAAGAAGTTCTATTGTGCTACCTCATTTGCCATCACAGTTGTCTGTATTGCTGTGGGTAC ATGGGCTATTACTGTTTCCAACAAGCAAGTTTCTATTTTGGATGATCTTTTGGTCGAAACCAGCAGACGTGACGTTGTGGTAACCGTAGCAGCCTTGGTTGCACTGTCACTATTCGAGCTGTTGCAGATATGTTCATATTTTGCCTCTGACTGGTCAAAAGTATCATTGGTTTGTACGTATGCAACAAATCCATCCTGGCAAAAAAATGAACGAATAAAGAAGGTTCTTTTGCTTCTAGGGAGACCTCACCATTGGCTTCACTATTGGCGCAACACCATTGGCCAGTACTCAGTCCTTAATTCCTTCAGTTCCAGTTCTTGGGATCGGCTGAAGCAACGCTTTCAGAGTAGAAAGACTCGCAATCCTGTAGAGCTGACAATGGAGGTGAAGAAGGCAGTCGCACGGGTTATCAGGAACTCAATCAATGGGCATCTATCAAATGGGGCATCAGAATTGATGAGACACGACATGCATGATAGGCTCTGCTGGGCATGTCAGACTGATGATGGATTTACACTCACCCACAGTATACTAGTATGGCATGTCGCGACTAGCTACTGCGAGATCTCAGAAACAATCGCAGGCCCCAATGAAAATGATGTGCATCCAAACCGAGGTGTTGCCACTAGCTTGTCCAAGTATGTCGCATACTTGGTAGCTTGTGCCCCGAAGTTGCTTCCAGGCCGTCCGATAGAGTCAGAGTGTACGCTCGATGAGCtggagaaagaagcaaaagaaacacTTCAAGGACTCGTATCGCCGAGGGAGAGGTATGAAAAGCTTAGAGGACTGCCAAATGTCGTTGATGAAGTTCCATCAAATGTAGCTGATGCAACTGCAACAGAGGCAACATCCGCACAACTATTGAGCAAGGGTGTCAGGCTAGGAAAGTTGTTGGAGGACATGGAGGATCAGGTGATCCGTTGGGATCTATTGGCGGATTTCTGGGCAGAGATGCTGGTGTATATCGCCCCATCTGATAATGTGGCTGGTCACATTGAACTTCTTGCTGAAGGTGGCGAGTTTGTGACGCACGTCTGGGCGCTGCTTATGCATGCTGGCATCCTGGAGCGGCCTGCTGCTACTGCAATACCCTag
- the LOC119278343 gene encoding autophagy-related protein 18a-like, translated as MATPALPNPSPPLDDPPPPEPKPRRETKVWKPKVRDPDAREPPAAAQDPEEDAPEEPEPDQDEGPEPPPLPTDAIEPTPSGAEEEDADDSSSVSSVSSAAAATDAATATGGKTERPFPAATDLLHISYNQDYGCFAAGTKTGFRIYNCDPFREIFRRDLGPSPPAAPGEEAAQAIHQPPAAASGGGGGIGVVEMLFRCNILALVGGGDAPHYPPNKVMIWDDHQSRCIGELSFKSPVRGVRLRRDRIVVVLENKIFVYNFADLKLVQQIETAPNPKGLCSVSQQPGSIVLVCPGAQKGQIRVEHYGARKTKFINAHASRVACFALSQDGRLIATASTKGTLVRIFNAAEGNLLQEVRRGADRAEIYSLAFSNNLQYLAVSSDKGTIHVFNLKINVGLTTNDKPLPAPDADVPHMSPSFSFIKGVLPKYFHSEWSVAQFRLHEGEQYIVAFGHEKNTVAVVGMDGSFYRCQFDPVNGGEMQQLECHNFLKPSDQP; from the exons ATGGCCACGCCCGCCCTACCAAACCCTAGCCCGCCCCTCGACgacccgccgccgcccgagcccaaaCCCCGGCGGGAGACCAAGGTGTGGAAGCCCAAGGTCCGGGACCCGGACGCGCGGGAGCCGCCGGCGGCCGCGCAGGATCCGGAGGAAGACGCGCCCGAGGAGCCCGAGCCGGACCAGGACGAGggcccggagccgccgccgctcCCCACCGACGCGATCGAGCCCACCCCGTCCGGCGCAGAGGAGGAGGACGCCGACGACAGCTCCTCGGTCTCCTCCgtctcctccgccgccgctgccaccgatGCCGCCACCGCAACGGGGGGCAAGACCGAGCGGCCGTTCCCGGCGGCCACGGACCTGCTCCACATCTCCTACAACCAGGACTACGGCTGCTTCGCGGCGGGGACCAAGACGGGCTTCCGCATCTACAACTGCGACCCCTTCCGCGAGATCTTCCGCCGCGACCTCGGCCcctcccctcccgccgcgcccgggGAAGAGGCCGCCCAGGCCATCCACCAGCCCCCCGCCGCCGCGAGCGGTGGCGGGGGCGGCATCGGCGTCGTCGAGATGCTCTTCCGCTGCAACATACTGGCGCTCGTCGGGGGCGGGGACGCGCCGCACTACCCGCCCAACAAGGTCATGATCTGGGACGACCACCAGAGCCGCTGCATCGGGGAGCTCTCCTTCAAGTCCCCCGTGCGGGGTGTCCGCCTCCGCCGCGACCGCATCGTCGTCGTCCTCGAGAACAAGATCTTCGTCTACAACTTTGCCGACCTCAAGCTGGTACAACAGATTGAGACCGCGCCCAACCCCAAGGGCCTGTGCTCTGTGTCGCAGCAGCCCGGGTCCATTGTGCTAGTCTGCCCCGGTGCGCAGAAGGGGCAGATCAGGGTCGAGCACTATGGTGCCAGGAAGACTAAGTTTATCAATGCGCACGCCTCCCGTGTTGCGTGCTTCGCGTTGTCACAGGATGGGAGGCTCATTGCCACCGCAAGCACCAAGGGGACACTTGTCAGGATCTTTAATGCTGCAGAGGGCAACCTTCTCCAGGAA GTAAGGAGAGGTGCTGACAGAGCAGAGATATATAGCTTGGCTTTCTCAAATAATTTACAGTATTTGGCTGTATCTAGTGATAAAGGAACAATTCATGTGTTCAATTTAAAGATAAATGTTGGTTTGACCACAAATGATAAGCCTCTGCCAGCTCCAGACGCTGATGTTCCCCATATgagtccatcattttcttttattaaaG GTGTGCTACCTAAATATTTCCACTCGGAGTGGTCTGTTGCTCAATTCAGGCTCCACGAGGGTGAGCAATACATTGTCGCATTTGGCCATGAGAAGAATACTGTGGCAGTTGTTGGCATGGACGGAAG TTTCTACCGGTGCCAGTTCGACCCGGTCAATGGAGGAGAAATGCAGCAGCTGGAGTGCCACAATTTCCTAAAACCATCAGATCAACCGTAG